The proteins below are encoded in one region of Halocatena salina:
- a CDS encoding DoxX family protein, which yields MAKLGTQGPASLILIRLLVGGVFITEGIQKLLFPGILGTTRFATMGFPVPQTTATVVGVIEVIAGGAVLVGLATRLAAVFLLLIAFGAIVTTKIPILVGHGIWVFPVQDAERYGVWGFLHAWRGDIAMLLGSLYLLIEID from the coding sequence ATGGCGAAGTTAGGTACTCAGGGACCGGCATCTCTGATCCTCATCAGGCTGTTAGTTGGTGGCGTTTTCATTACAGAAGGAATACAAAAACTGCTGTTCCCAGGGATACTTGGCACAACGCGTTTTGCCACGATGGGCTTTCCCGTCCCCCAAACCACAGCTACCGTTGTGGGAGTGATTGAGGTTATTGCGGGCGGTGCTGTACTCGTTGGGCTTGCAACGCGATTGGCTGCCGTGTTTCTGTTGTTGATCGCTTTCGGTGCGATTGTCACAACGAAGATTCCGATTCTCGTTGGTCACGGCATCTGGGTATTTCCGGTTCAAGACGCCGAACGCTACGGAGTTTGGGGATTCCTTCACGCGTGGCGCGGTGATATCGCAATGCTACTTGGATCACTTTATTTACTTATTGAAATCGATTGA
- a CDS encoding zinc-binding dehydrogenase, producing the protein MKAVQFTEHGDRSVLSYEEHPDPEISADEVLLDIKAAALNHLDIHTRRGLPGVDLAMPHIPGSDAAGVVSETGSAVSRFSDGDRVAVSPGRSCGTCEYCRHGQQSMCESFHLIGEHVTGVHAELAAIPADNLVPVPETVEWPTAGSAALVFQTAWRMLHTQADIAAGEHVLVHGASGGVGHAAVQIAAHAGAVVYATASSDEKLDHARDCGADHLINYEETEFTDEIYALTDGRGVDVVVDHVGPATWEDSLKSLAKGGRLVTCGATTGPTAETNINRIFWNQLRIIGSTMATPGETDDALSLVWDGTFEPHRRTILPMSDIARAHELLEEREGFGKVVVVPDSEVQRASDSQTQSGDSAYDR; encoded by the coding sequence ATGAAGGCCGTACAGTTCACCGAGCACGGCGATAGGAGCGTTCTGTCCTACGAAGAGCATCCAGATCCCGAGATATCGGCTGATGAGGTACTGCTCGACATCAAAGCAGCGGCACTGAATCACCTCGATATCCACACCCGTCGTGGACTGCCAGGCGTCGATCTTGCGATGCCTCACATTCCCGGCAGCGACGCGGCTGGTGTGGTCAGCGAGACCGGTTCGGCAGTGAGCCGTTTTTCGGACGGTGATCGCGTTGCCGTCTCGCCCGGACGATCGTGTGGAACGTGTGAGTACTGTCGCCATGGACAGCAATCGATGTGTGAGTCGTTTCATCTGATCGGAGAGCACGTGACTGGCGTTCACGCGGAGTTAGCTGCCATCCCGGCTGACAACCTCGTTCCCGTTCCTGAGACCGTCGAGTGGCCGACCGCCGGCTCGGCTGCACTGGTTTTCCAGACCGCGTGGCGGATGCTTCACACACAGGCCGATATCGCCGCTGGCGAGCACGTCCTCGTCCACGGTGCGAGCGGCGGAGTCGGACATGCGGCGGTCCAGATCGCGGCCCACGCTGGTGCTGTGGTGTACGCCACGGCGAGTAGCGATGAAAAACTCGATCATGCGCGTGACTGTGGTGCGGATCATCTCATCAACTACGAGGAAACCGAATTTACCGATGAGATCTATGCTCTGACCGACGGGCGAGGTGTCGACGTCGTCGTCGATCACGTCGGTCCTGCAACATGGGAAGACTCCTTGAAATCACTCGCTAAAGGGGGACGATTGGTTACGTGTGGGGCAACCACCGGACCGACCGCCGAAACGAACATCAACCGAATCTTCTGGAACCAGCTCCGTATTATCGGCTCCACGATGGCGACCCCGGGAGAGACCGACGACGCGTTGTCACTGGTTTGGGACGGTACGTTCGAACCCCACCGCCGGACGATACTCCCGATGAGCGATATCGCGCGCGCTCACGAACTCCTTGAGGAACGCGAGGGATTCGGCAAGGTCGTCGTCGTTCCTGACAGCGAGGTACAACGCGCCTCGGACAGCCAGACACAGTCTGGTGACAGTGCATATGACCGGTGA
- a CDS encoding MogA/MoaB family molybdenum cofactor biosynthesis protein — protein MPTQPYDRSEEESDRNHEHNHHHHDVEDPGVAVLTVSSSRSVDDDPSGDAIETALNDADYRVVERESVGDDYDAIRSRVESYTTDERVDAVVTTGGTGVTPDDVTVEAVSSLFTKDLPGFGELFRRRSADEIGTRVIGTRATAGVVAEMPVFCLPGSENAAQLGVSEIIISELPHLIGLAQR, from the coding sequence ATGCCAACGCAACCATACGATCGGTCCGAGGAAGAATCAGATAGAAATCACGAGCACAACCATCACCACCACGATGTAGAAGATCCCGGCGTGGCCGTTCTGACCGTGTCCTCCTCGCGGTCAGTCGACGACGATCCATCCGGTGACGCGATCGAAACCGCGCTCAATGATGCCGACTACCGCGTTGTCGAGCGCGAGAGTGTCGGTGACGACTACGACGCGATCCGATCGCGCGTTGAATCCTACACGACCGACGAGCGTGTCGATGCCGTCGTCACGACCGGTGGGACGGGAGTAACTCCTGATGACGTGACCGTCGAAGCAGTTTCGTCGCTGTTCACGAAGGATCTGCCTGGGTTTGGTGAACTGTTTCGACGGCGCTCTGCCGATGAGATCGGAACGCGTGTCATCGGAACGCGTGCCACTGCGGGTGTCGTGGCTGAGATGCCAGTGTTCTGCTTACCGGGAAGCGAAAACGCTGCGCAGTTGGGTGTTTCTGAGATCATCATCTCCGAACTACCCCACCTCATTGGTCTCGCACAGCGGTAA
- a CDS encoding orc1/cdc6 family replication initiation protein, giving the protein MNDPFEGLTSQIFDNKHVLEEDYDPETILEREAEIEAYRNALKDVLFGRSPSNIFIYGKTGVGKTAVTRYMMDALQYQVEKRDEADRLHVLFHNCNNDSAYGTLRAFINTLRSDDAPTFPKKGLSTSDALEEFYSLLDEISGTFLLVLDEIDHLAKVNSLLYEIPRARSNGHLDQAKIGVIGISNNYRFRDSLSPKVKGTLMEKELSFSPYDADELRTILSHRAEKAFVEDAYVQSAIALCAAKAAQDTGSARQALDLLSTGGDIAEDNGDDTVTDDHILAAETRVQRGRVRNKIRDQTPHAQLILEAIAQLEESQETPVRSKTIQSTYEQVATYWGTDPLSSLRSVQDHLSELKMLGFLSRTERNDGRAGGAYYEYELAMDADAVFTARKEIEEESTT; this is encoded by the coding sequence ATGAACGATCCATTCGAAGGTCTAACAAGTCAGATTTTTGATAATAAACACGTACTCGAAGAAGATTACGATCCAGAAACGATTCTCGAGCGGGAAGCCGAAATAGAAGCGTATCGAAACGCCCTCAAAGACGTGCTCTTTGGTCGTAGCCCATCAAATATATTTATTTATGGAAAAACTGGTGTCGGCAAAACAGCCGTCACGAGATATATGATGGATGCTTTACAATATCAGGTCGAAAAACGTGACGAAGCCGATCGACTCCACGTTCTGTTCCACAACTGCAACAACGACTCGGCCTATGGGACGCTCCGTGCGTTCATCAACACACTTCGGAGCGACGATGCTCCAACGTTCCCCAAAAAGGGACTGTCGACGAGTGATGCACTGGAGGAGTTTTACTCGTTACTCGATGAGATCAGCGGAACGTTCCTGCTCGTGCTCGATGAAATCGACCATCTCGCGAAGGTCAATTCACTCCTCTATGAGATCCCTCGGGCAAGATCGAACGGGCATCTCGACCAAGCAAAGATCGGCGTTATCGGTATCAGCAACAACTATCGGTTCCGAGACAGCCTCAGTCCGAAAGTCAAAGGCACCTTAATGGAAAAGGAACTCTCCTTTTCGCCGTACGACGCCGACGAACTCCGGACGATCCTCTCTCACCGGGCTGAAAAAGCGTTCGTCGAGGACGCGTACGTCCAGAGCGCTATCGCGCTCTGTGCAGCAAAGGCTGCACAGGACACAGGAAGCGCCCGACAAGCACTCGATCTTCTCAGCACGGGCGGGGACATCGCCGAAGACAACGGCGACGACACCGTTACCGACGACCACATCCTAGCTGCGGAGACTCGTGTCCAACGAGGACGTGTGAGAAATAAGATACGTGATCAGACACCACACGCACAGCTGATACTCGAAGCGATCGCGCAATTAGAAGAGAGCCAGGAAACACCTGTTCGATCGAAAACTATTCAAAGCACCTACGAACAAGTCGCTACGTACTGGGGGACCGATCCACTCTCCTCGTTACGCAGTGTCCAAGATCATCTTTCGGAGCTCAAGATGCTCGGCTTTCTCAGCAGAACGGAACGAAACGACGGAAGAGCCGGTGGTGCTTACTACGAGTACGAGTTAGCGATGGACGCGGACGCCGTATTCACTGCCCGAAAAGAGATCGAAGAGGAAAGCACAACTTGA
- a CDS encoding DUF7331 family protein, whose amino-acid sequence MEERSRTRTDGRYENYGRFETREGLLVVYEHDNPNAWIRSDTISILEE is encoded by the coding sequence ATGGAAGAAAGATCTCGCACACGAACGGACGGTCGATACGAAAATTACGGACGCTTCGAAACCCGTGAGGGACTCCTCGTGGTGTACGAGCACGACAATCCGAACGCATGGATTCGTTCGGATACCATCTCGATCCTCGAAGAGTAG
- a CDS encoding fumarylacetoacetate hydrolase family protein: MKLTRIETTDGIKTGEYVDGTVITDDDRYEPTEYELLSPCEPSACFCVGRNFGEKVDQMEYDVPEEPDFFIKPPIAVHAPETPIQRPDFTSELTYAGELAAVIDRECSHVPKSDINTVVRGYTILNDLDALDQPRRTARKAFDGSAPLGPWIETDIDPVGIEMQTTINGEQRQSDNTDRMFFKPAEIISFLSERFTFRSGDVISFGSPANPGLLEPGDEIEITYEGIGTLRNTVQ; encoded by the coding sequence ATGAAGCTCACGCGCATTGAGACAACGGACGGGATCAAGACGGGAGAGTACGTGGATGGAACGGTCATCACGGACGATGATCGATACGAGCCGACGGAGTACGAACTTCTCTCGCCGTGTGAACCTTCAGCGTGTTTCTGTGTCGGACGCAATTTCGGCGAGAAGGTAGACCAGATGGAGTACGACGTTCCTGAGGAACCAGACTTTTTCATCAAGCCTCCGATCGCAGTGCACGCCCCTGAGACTCCGATTCAACGTCCTGATTTCACGTCTGAGCTCACCTACGCAGGTGAACTGGCCGCTGTCATCGATCGGGAGTGCTCACACGTTCCGAAATCGGATATCAATACCGTGGTACGGGGCTACACCATCCTAAACGATCTCGATGCACTGGATCAACCTCGACGCACGGCCCGCAAAGCCTTCGATGGGAGTGCGCCGCTCGGTCCTTGGATTGAAACCGACATCGATCCCGTTGGTATCGAGATGCAGACGACCATCAACGGTGAACAGCGTCAGTCGGACAACACCGATCGGATGTTCTTCAAGCCCGCCGAAATTATTTCGTTCTTATCTGAAAGGTTTACATTCAGGAGTGGCGACGTTATTTCCTTCGGAAGTCCCGCAAACCCTGGTCTCCTCGAACCAGGTGACGAGATCGAGATCACCTACGAGGGTATCGGAACGCTCAGGAACACAGTTCAGTGA
- a CDS encoding J domain-containing protein, whose protein sequence is MTESYYELLDVSPNASESEIRKAYREQVKRHHPDVSDEPDARQKIIQIREAKEVLTDEQQRTAYDRKRASGNGRKEGTRGASASPNSSEDRHQRGSENDRWWTRTRANRWTRTRTRERERTASTERVDPTMREQIEWAADRLRESTALFVRAITEPPPNPVPFVRGWLEGKMQSPTAIRLGFAALLVLTFTQSLPSVIDAYSPNDPVFGMGIVLGSLFISYAGYEFVSPLPFEPPRQRERYKPAGKLRLWPIIGANLVSLLMIALGYAMGAANGGTGFALASVVVFGVFFVVIPSVFGNGLRFLVGGNEDVAKHTTWVGVGLGVLTAIVVLFTPIGGETFQRLISLVGDPSSSPWVDPFLLGPVRIGTLLNFLLGMTLISGLLWSSVAMCRDLTAAPWSDRYDHGYRIHPAIWNAALAAPFAVVAWMIGSGIHQIPLQLPFVATLMITRHSMASVIVLLPTVLTGVYILRRRAEPLFRERLYGQQ, encoded by the coding sequence ATGACCGAATCGTATTATGAGCTGCTTGACGTCAGTCCGAACGCTTCCGAATCGGAGATCCGAAAAGCCTACCGCGAGCAAGTAAAGCGCCACCATCCGGACGTGAGCGATGAGCCGGATGCTCGTCAGAAGATCATCCAAATCCGCGAAGCCAAGGAGGTGTTGACGGACGAGCAACAGCGAACCGCGTACGACCGCAAGCGCGCCTCGGGCAACGGGCGGAAAGAAGGGACACGGGGTGCAAGTGCGAGTCCGAATTCGAGTGAGGACCGCCATCAACGTGGGTCAGAGAACGATCGATGGTGGACGCGGACGCGTGCGAACCGTTGGACTCGAACACGGACCCGTGAGCGTGAACGGACTGCCAGTACCGAGCGCGTCGATCCGACGATGCGCGAACAAATCGAATGGGCCGCTGATCGACTCCGAGAGTCGACTGCGTTGTTCGTCCGGGCGATCACGGAACCACCGCCCAATCCCGTACCGTTCGTTCGAGGATGGCTCGAAGGTAAGATGCAATCACCGACCGCCATCCGACTCGGGTTCGCGGCGTTGCTCGTGCTCACGTTTACCCAGAGTCTTCCCTCTGTGATCGATGCGTACTCCCCGAACGATCCCGTGTTCGGGATGGGAATCGTGCTCGGTTCCCTGTTCATCAGCTACGCTGGATATGAGTTCGTTTCACCCCTCCCGTTCGAGCCACCAAGACAGCGCGAACGGTACAAGCCTGCTGGAAAGCTACGGCTCTGGCCGATCATCGGTGCGAATCTAGTTAGTCTTCTCATGATTGCTCTCGGCTATGCGATGGGGGCAGCCAACGGTGGAACAGGCTTTGCTCTCGCCTCAGTAGTGGTGTTTGGGGTGTTCTTCGTCGTCATTCCTTCGGTGTTCGGTAACGGATTACGGTTCCTCGTCGGAGGCAACGAAGACGTTGCTAAACACACGACCTGGGTCGGCGTCGGTCTCGGCGTGCTCACTGCTATCGTGGTGTTGTTCACCCCTATCGGCGGGGAAACGTTCCAGCGATTGATCTCGCTCGTGGGTGATCCATCCTCATCGCCATGGGTCGATCCGTTTCTTTTGGGTCCGGTTCGAATCGGAACCCTACTGAACTTCCTGCTCGGGATGACGCTGATCAGTGGCCTTCTCTGGAGTAGCGTGGCGATGTGTCGAGACCTCACTGCAGCGCCGTGGAGCGATCGGTACGATCACGGCTACCGGATCCATCCCGCTATTTGGAACGCTGCCCTTGCCGCTCCGTTCGCTGTCGTCGCGTGGATGATCGGTTCGGGAATTCATCAGATACCCCTTCAACTGCCGTTCGTTGCCACGCTCATGATCACACGCCACAGCATGGCTTCGGTCATCGTGTTGTTACCCACCGTACTCACCGGTGTGTACATCCTTCGCCGACGCGCCGAACCGTTGTTCCGAGAACGACTGTACGGCCAACAGTAG
- a CDS encoding Hsp70 family protein → MTGTPTIGIDLGTTNSAIAHAKDDDINILPAATGDRTIPSVVAFEEKSGEALVGRQAVNQAVAHPDRTVFAVKRFMGTEETILLGSRECEFTPEEISGLILRKLKRDAQAYLERSIENAVITVPAYFNDRQRQATKHAGALAGLEVDRIINEPTAACLAYGLQTAQDKTVLVYDLGGGTFDSSLIEITNGVFEVVGTSGDTRLGGNDWDALIVEWLEDRIERDHGISVADTPLAEERLFDAAQTAKHELSNRHATTITIPFLEHDDGTSDIEQTLHRDTFEEMTQELLDTTIERCETLFDQAGYDRSEIDEILLVGGATRMPQVRRRIKDRFGVEPSKRINPDEAVAIGAAAQAAILDGELLPGQWSQTHRRTQPTELSPTSASDNVVLLDVTPQSFGVELIDRETYEPYYHVVIERNSPIPARNSYMTTTSRDNQTEIEIPVYQGHNDQLEENEFLDSFELGPIPQRPEGVPNIEVKFMLDENGILNVSARDVDHEIGDAIEIQSVFGFTDDELSVMQQNLPEIK, encoded by the coding sequence ATGACGGGGACACCAACTATCGGCATCGATCTCGGGACGACGAACAGTGCGATTGCGCACGCGAAAGATGACGACATCAATATACTCCCGGCAGCGACGGGTGACCGAACGATACCGTCGGTAGTCGCGTTCGAGGAGAAAAGTGGAGAGGCTCTCGTAGGTAGACAGGCGGTGAATCAGGCCGTCGCTCACCCGGACCGAACCGTCTTCGCCGTCAAGCGTTTCATGGGAACCGAGGAGACGATCCTCCTCGGATCGAGAGAATGTGAGTTCACACCGGAGGAGATATCTGGACTCATTCTACGGAAGCTAAAACGCGATGCGCAAGCGTATCTGGAGCGCTCCATCGAGAACGCGGTTATTACGGTGCCAGCATACTTCAACGACCGGCAGCGTCAAGCGACAAAACACGCTGGAGCGCTGGCTGGGTTGGAAGTCGACCGGATAATCAACGAACCGACGGCGGCCTGTCTCGCCTACGGGCTCCAAACAGCTCAGGACAAGACGGTGTTGGTGTACGACCTTGGTGGCGGAACGTTCGACAGTTCGTTGATCGAGATCACAAACGGCGTCTTCGAGGTTGTCGGCACCAGCGGCGATACCCGGCTAGGTGGAAACGATTGGGACGCACTCATCGTTGAATGGCTCGAAGATCGAATCGAACGCGACCACGGTATCTCGGTCGCGGACACGCCACTTGCAGAGGAACGGCTCTTCGATGCGGCACAGACCGCTAAGCACGAGTTGTCGAACCGACACGCGACGACGATCACGATCCCGTTTTTAGAACACGACGACGGCACCAGCGACATCGAGCAGACACTCCACCGCGATACGTTCGAAGAGATGACGCAGGAACTGCTCGATACGACGATCGAACGCTGTGAAACGCTGTTCGATCAGGCAGGGTACGACCGATCCGAGATCGACGAAATCCTGCTCGTCGGAGGTGCGACGCGAATGCCACAGGTCAGACGCCGAATCAAAGATCGGTTCGGTGTCGAGCCATCCAAGCGCATCAACCCCGATGAAGCCGTGGCGATCGGCGCAGCAGCCCAAGCGGCGATTCTTGACGGCGAGTTGCTCCCCGGACAGTGGTCACAGACACACCGACGCACACAACCGACCGAACTGTCACCCACTTCGGCTTCGGATAACGTGGTGTTGCTCGACGTCACTCCACAGTCGTTCGGCGTGGAGTTGATCGATAGAGAAACGTACGAGCCGTACTACCACGTCGTTATCGAACGCAATTCTCCGATTCCCGCTCGGAATTCTTATATGACGACGACTTCACGAGATAACCAAACCGAAATCGAAATACCGGTGTATCAGGGGCACAACGATCAACTCGAAGAGAACGAATTCCTCGACTCGTTCGAACTCGGACCGATCCCACAACGACCTGAAGGAGTACCGAACATCGAAGTCAAATTTATGCTTGATGAGAATGGAATCTTGAACGTAAGCGCAAGGGATGTCGATCACGAGATCGGTGATGCAATCGAGATTCAATCGGTGTTTGGCTTCACCGACGACGAACTCTCTGTCATGCAACAGAACTTGCCTGAAATCAAATAA
- a CDS encoding NAD(P)/FAD-dependent oxidoreductase: MQRVDVAVVGGGPAGTAAGTAAAENDADALIIEKGVPRADREQPGPDSTDAAGMLDYWTDLMDLNEPVPEWVKCRELDGTVFRGPTENVTIRSTGIDSSYPNFGFTFNRARFDDWLRERAEDAGATYRVGNGVQHVDVDPRAGHTLTLRDGEEITAEYVILADGPQRTVTNRVLEPLLSDDAIDRLASTRANHIAYQEHREFPEEVFDESLLTFWWGFIPGHTAYPWVFPNDGTVARVGLTMPIGLDLSTVESHKEYALLRESDDTVPAGNVYIRRLLEREYGDEYDIDEAFPLVEDRGKRNGTETYPISSTRPIDSPTAAKVAIVGGAMGATSAFHEGGDHVAVRTGKIAGRLAALGALRAYNSEWKHAIGDEILRNVSLADVVRGYEPSDWDRAFGVVDRMLNDGKYHTRKALTSGLRGLSLLGTYEWTKFGYRNHRYVQIQEEQYER, encoded by the coding sequence ATGCAACGTGTGGATGTGGCCGTCGTGGGTGGGGGTCCAGCCGGTACTGCTGCGGGAACCGCTGCCGCCGAAAACGATGCGGATGCTCTCATCATCGAAAAAGGGGTCCCTCGAGCTGATCGAGAACAGCCGGGGCCGGACTCGACCGACGCTGCGGGAATGCTCGACTACTGGACCGATCTGATGGATTTAAACGAGCCGGTTCCTGAGTGGGTGAAATGCCGCGAGTTGGACGGGACCGTCTTTCGCGGACCGACGGAAAACGTGACGATACGATCGACGGGAATCGATAGCTCCTATCCCAACTTCGGCTTCACGTTCAATCGGGCGCGGTTCGACGACTGGTTACGCGAACGGGCCGAAGACGCTGGAGCGACCTATCGCGTCGGCAACGGCGTCCAACACGTCGATGTCGATCCCCGGGCGGGGCACACTCTCACGCTTCGAGACGGTGAGGAGATCACTGCCGAATACGTCATTCTGGCGGATGGTCCACAGCGCACCGTCACGAACCGAGTGCTCGAACCACTGCTTTCTGACGATGCGATCGATCGGCTCGCCTCCACGCGGGCGAACCACATCGCCTACCAGGAACACCGCGAGTTCCCCGAAGAGGTGTTCGATGAATCACTCCTCACGTTCTGGTGGGGATTCATCCCGGGACACACGGCCTATCCATGGGTGTTTCCGAACGACGGCACGGTTGCCCGTGTCGGTCTCACGATGCCGATCGGACTCGATCTCTCGACGGTCGAGAGCCACAAAGAGTATGCGCTCCTCCGAGAGAGCGACGATACGGTTCCTGCCGGTAACGTGTACATTCGTCGGCTGCTCGAACGCGAGTACGGCGATGAATACGACATCGACGAAGCGTTTCCGCTCGTCGAGGACCGGGGGAAACGAAACGGGACCGAAACGTATCCGATCTCCTCGACACGGCCGATCGATTCGCCCACAGCGGCGAAGGTTGCCATCGTCGGTGGCGCGATGGGAGCAACGTCGGCGTTTCACGAGGGAGGTGACCACGTCGCAGTCCGTACAGGAAAGATCGCCGGTCGCCTGGCCGCGCTCGGAGCGTTGCGCGCGTACAACTCCGAATGGAAGCACGCTATCGGTGACGAAATCCTCCGCAACGTCTCGCTCGCGGACGTAGTGCGCGGATACGAGCCGAGCGATTGGGATCGCGCGTTCGGTGTCGTCGACCGGATGTTGAACGATGGCAAATATCATACCCGGAAAGCGCTGACGTCCGGCTTGCGAGGACTCAGTCTGCTCGGAACCTACGAATGGACGAAGTTCGGCTACCGGAACCATCGCTACGTCCAGATCCAAGAGGAACAGTACGAACGGTGA
- the pyrB gene encoding aspartate carbamoyltransferase: MRREHVLTTKELSRSDIEAVLDRAVDIARDPPDRSQYEDTILALLFFEPSTRTKMSFDTAMKRLGGTTVDLGPVGSSSVTKGESLADTVRVIEGYADGIVLRHPSEGAAKMASEFVDVPLINAGDGAGHHPTQTLLDLYTIRENVGFDDLSIGIMGDLKYGRTVHSLSHALTKLDARQHFISPESLRLPRSVRYDLHEAGANVREHTEIEDVLSSLDVLYVTRIQRERFHDENEYRKVAGQYHITPDLLEGADDDLIVMHPLPRVDEIAPDVDETAHAKYFQQAHNGVPVRMALLDLLLGGANK, from the coding sequence ATGCGTCGCGAGCACGTTCTCACCACGAAAGAGCTATCGCGGAGCGATATCGAGGCGGTGCTTGACCGAGCCGTCGACATCGCCCGTGATCCCCCGGATCGATCGCAGTATGAGGACACGATACTTGCGTTGCTCTTTTTCGAACCGAGTACACGGACGAAAATGAGCTTCGATACCGCCATGAAGCGCCTCGGCGGTACGACAGTCGATCTCGGTCCCGTCGGATCATCAAGCGTCACGAAGGGTGAAAGTCTCGCCGACACTGTCCGTGTCATCGAAGGCTACGCCGATGGGATCGTCCTCCGTCACCCGAGCGAGGGCGCCGCGAAAATGGCCAGCGAGTTCGTCGACGTACCCCTCATCAACGCCGGTGACGGAGCCGGCCATCATCCGACTCAAACGCTGCTCGATCTGTACACCATCCGAGAAAACGTCGGCTTCGACGATCTGTCGATCGGGATCATGGGCGATCTGAAATACGGACGAACCGTTCACTCGCTCTCACACGCGCTCACGAAACTGGACGCCAGACAGCATTTCATCAGCCCGGAGAGCCTTCGATTGCCCCGCTCGGTTCGATACGATCTCCATGAGGCGGGAGCGAACGTACGCGAACACACCGAGATCGAGGACGTGCTTTCCTCGTTAGACGTGTTGTACGTGACCCGAATCCAACGCGAGCGATTCCACGACGAAAACGAGTATCGAAAAGTCGCCGGCCAGTATCACATCACTCCGGATCTCCTCGAAGGGGCTGACGACGACCTCATCGTAATGCATCCACTCCCGCGGGTGGACGAGATCGCTCCCGATGTCGACGAAACGGCGCACGCGAAATATTTCCAGCAAGCCCACAACGGTGTCCCCGTCAGGATGGCGCTGTTAGACCTACTACTCGGAGGAGCCAACAAATGA
- the pyrI gene encoding aspartate carbamoyltransferase regulatory subunit, which translates to MTDHPTDNDRELRVSKIENGTVIDHVPGGQALKVLAILDIDGSTGETVSIGMNIPSEKLGRKDIVKVESRELSQNEVDVISLIAPDASINIIREFDVIEKSRVDRPATVTDVIACPNRNCITTQSEPVVSKFDVVDDGVRCIYCDTIVRDDLAEHIQTG; encoded by the coding sequence ATGACCGATCACCCAACCGATAACGACCGCGAACTGCGCGTCAGCAAGATCGAAAACGGCACTGTCATCGACCACGTTCCGGGGGGTCAAGCCCTGAAAGTGCTTGCGATCCTTGATATCGACGGCTCTACTGGTGAAACTGTCAGTATCGGTATGAACATCCCGAGTGAGAAGCTCGGTCGAAAGGACATCGTGAAAGTCGAAAGCCGCGAGCTGAGCCAAAACGAGGTGGACGTGATCTCACTCATCGCGCCCGATGCGTCGATCAACATCATCCGAGAGTTCGATGTTATCGAGAAGAGTCGCGTGGATCGACCCGCGACCGTAACCGACGTGATCGCCTGTCCAAACCGCAACTGCATCACGACACAAAGCGAACCCGTCGTCTCCAAATTCGACGTGGTCGATGACGGTGTGCGGTGTATCTACTGTGACACCATCGTACGCGATGATCTCGCCGAGCATATTCAAACTGGGTGA